In a single window of the Pseudomonas oryzihabitans genome:
- the arnF gene encoding 4-amino-4-deoxy-L-arabinose-phosphoundecaprenol flippase subunit ArnF → MNGLFPLGLSILLTTLAQLSLRAALVRLPAMATWLSTPSALFGAAGLLLALGILCYGLSLLAWLAALARLPLGRAYAALGLSYVFVHLGAAWLPGAAESFTPWKTLGVALVVAGVALVGGPRASATPTLRNTL, encoded by the coding sequence ATGAACGGCCTGTTCCCGCTCGGCCTGAGCATCCTGCTCACCACCCTCGCGCAACTGTCCCTGCGCGCCGCCCTGGTGCGGCTGCCGGCGATGGCCACGTGGCTGAGCACGCCGTCGGCGCTGTTCGGCGCGGCCGGTCTGCTGCTGGCCCTGGGCATCCTCTGCTATGGCCTGTCGCTGCTGGCCTGGCTGGCGGCCCTGGCGCGCCTGCCGCTGGGCCGCGCCTATGCAGCGCTGGGCCTCTCCTATGTGTTCGTCCACCTCGGCGCGGCCTGGCTGCCAGGCGCCGCCGAATCCTTCACCCCCTGGAAAACCCTGGGCGTCGCGCTGGTCGTGGCCGGCGTCGCCCTTGTCGGCGGGCCACGGGCCAGCGCCACTCCCACCCTGAGGAATACCCTATGA
- a CDS encoding EamA family transporter, which produces MSAVDGLLIALVILLTSAGQLGQKRAVAAGGALAARLRSPWLWGALVCLGVALLVWCAVLQRVPVGVAYPLLSLNTLAVTLLARLVFGERVDARAWCGCLCIVAGAALLGGQA; this is translated from the coding sequence ATGAGCGCCGTCGACGGCCTGCTGATCGCCCTGGTGATCCTGCTCACCAGCGCCGGCCAACTGGGCCAGAAGCGCGCGGTGGCTGCGGGCGGTGCCCTGGCCGCGCGACTGCGTTCGCCCTGGCTGTGGGGCGCGCTGGTCTGCCTGGGCGTGGCTCTGCTGGTCTGGTGCGCGGTGCTGCAGCGGGTGCCGGTGGGCGTCGCCTATCCCTTGCTCTCGCTCAACACCCTGGCGGTGACCCTGCTGGCCCGGCTGGTGTTTGGCGAGAGGGTGGATGCCCGCGCCTGGTGCGGCTGCCTTTGCATCGTCGCCGGCGCCGCGCTGCTGGGGGGCCAGGCATGA
- the arnT gene encoding lipid IV(A) 4-amino-4-deoxy-L-arabinosyltransferase → MSQRRFWMLLPLALLAYALPLGWRGLWIPDESRYAQIAQELWRRGDWVVPHFLGLPYFEKPIGGYWTQAIAQAWLGDSLFSVRLVPLLASLATAALVVRLTRLIWQDRSLALLAGVLYLSCMAVAGLATYVTLDAQFAFWMALALLALWQAQAAETRSAALAQWALLGLACGCGLLTKGFLALVLPVLVAVPFFLLQGRLGELLCRGPLAVLVAALVVAPWALLVAHRDPDFWNFFFWHEHIQRFAGQDAQHERPFWFYGPILLVAILPWAGLLPRTLGRTWQERRHVGTAFLGIAVVGQLLFFSLSRGKLPTYLLPVLAALVPLLARTLLEAGRRGATGALRLNGLCNLLLGLAGLVALLIYGGRLYAAGEGLTHGLTHGLALLAPLALLLAGLAALVWPRRTLLAPALALWVLLPLLSVALPNGLVDNKLPSSFIQAQLGHFKHAGLLVSNDLGVAASLAWATHRDDVVLVGGPGELKYGFAREPDSGRLIEERDLAGWLAAHRDQGPVAILLRVDGPSDRQLLDSLPEPGESIASERLVLLVYPRTGQ, encoded by the coding sequence ATGAGTCAACGTCGGTTCTGGATGCTGCTGCCGCTGGCGCTACTGGCCTATGCCTTGCCGCTGGGCTGGCGCGGGCTGTGGATCCCGGACGAGTCGCGCTATGCGCAGATCGCCCAGGAACTCTGGCGCCGCGGCGACTGGGTGGTGCCGCACTTCCTCGGCCTGCCGTATTTCGAGAAACCCATCGGCGGCTACTGGACCCAGGCCATCGCCCAAGCCTGGCTAGGCGATTCGCTGTTCAGCGTGCGCCTGGTGCCCTTGCTGGCCAGTCTCGCCACCGCCGCCCTAGTGGTGCGTCTGACCCGGCTGATCTGGCAGGACCGTTCCCTGGCGCTGCTCGCCGGGGTGCTCTATCTCTCCTGCATGGCCGTGGCGGGGCTGGCCACCTATGTGACCCTCGATGCCCAGTTCGCCTTCTGGATGGCACTGGCGCTGCTCGCCCTCTGGCAGGCGCAGGCCGCCGAAACCCGTAGCGCGGCCCTGGCCCAGTGGGCACTGCTGGGCCTGGCCTGTGGCTGTGGTCTGCTGACCAAGGGGTTTCTCGCCCTGGTGTTGCCGGTGCTGGTCGCCGTGCCTTTCTTCCTGCTGCAGGGACGCCTGGGCGAGTTGCTCTGCCGCGGTCCCCTCGCGGTGCTGGTGGCCGCTCTGGTGGTCGCCCCCTGGGCGCTGCTGGTGGCCCATCGCGATCCGGACTTCTGGAATTTCTTCTTCTGGCACGAACACATCCAGCGTTTCGCTGGCCAGGACGCCCAGCACGAGCGGCCCTTCTGGTTCTATGGCCCCATCCTGCTGGTGGCCATCCTGCCCTGGGCCGGCCTCCTGCCGCGTACCCTGGGACGTACCTGGCAGGAACGCCGGCATGTCGGCACCGCCTTCCTGGGCATCGCCGTGGTCGGCCAGCTGCTGTTCTTCAGCCTCAGCCGGGGCAAGTTGCCCACCTACCTGCTGCCCGTCCTGGCCGCTCTGGTACCGCTGCTGGCGCGTACCCTGCTGGAGGCCGGACGCCGCGGTGCCACCGGCGCGCTGCGCCTGAACGGCCTGTGCAACCTGCTCCTGGGCCTGGCGGGGCTGGTGGCCCTGCTGATCTACGGCGGTCGCCTCTACGCGGCCGGTGAAGGCCTAACCCATGGCCTGACCCATGGCCTGGCCCTGCTGGCGCCCCTGGCCCTGCTGCTGGCCGGTCTGGCGGCGCTGGTCTGGCCGCGGCGTACCCTGTTGGCGCCGGCCCTGGCGCTCTGGGTGCTGTTGCCGCTGCTGTCCGTCGCGCTGCCCAACGGCCTGGTCGACAATAAGCTGCCGAGCAGCTTCATCCAGGCCCAGCTCGGCCACTTCAAGCACGCCGGCCTGCTGGTCAGCAACGACCTCGGCGTGGCCGCCAGCCTGGCCTGGGCCACCCACCGCGACGACGTGGTGCTGGTAGGCGGTCCGGGCGAACTCAAGTACGGCTTCGCCCGTGAACCCGACAGCGGGCGCCTGATCGAAGAGCGCGACCTGGCCGGCTGGCTCGCCGCCCATCGCGACCAGGGCCCGGTGGCCATCCTGCTGCGGGTGGACGGCCCCAGTGACCGCCAGCTGCTCGACAGCCTGCCCGAGCCAGGCGAGAGCATCGCCAGCGAGCGCCTGGTCTTGCTGGTCTATCCGAGGACCGGGCAATGA
- the arnD gene encoding 4-deoxy-4-formamido-L-arabinose-phosphoundecaprenol deformylase, whose translation MPASLRIDVDTYRGTREGVPRLLDLLDEAGVKATFFFSVGPDNMGRHLWRLVKPTFLWKMLRSKAASLYGWDILLAGTAWPGRPIGRDLGHLMRETRARGHEVGLHAWDHHAWQAHTGNWSLERLGEEFGRGLQALEDILGAKVDCSAAAGWRADPRVVLAKEAFGLRYNSDCRGSALFRPRLGNGGHGTPQVPVDMPTFDEVVGPELAAANWNSYLLKRFRPGALNVYTLHAEVEGIAFAEDFRALLKAAREEGILFLTLGDRLPADPRQLPAGNLVRGSLAGRQGWLGVQA comes from the coding sequence ATCCCGGCCAGCCTGCGCATCGACGTGGACACCTATCGCGGCACCCGCGAAGGGGTACCGCGGCTGCTCGACCTGCTGGACGAGGCCGGGGTCAAGGCCACCTTCTTCTTCAGCGTCGGACCGGACAACATGGGGCGCCACCTCTGGCGCCTGGTGAAGCCCACCTTCCTGTGGAAGATGCTCAGGTCCAAGGCCGCCAGCCTCTATGGCTGGGACATCCTGCTGGCCGGCACTGCCTGGCCGGGTCGGCCCATCGGCCGCGACCTCGGCCACCTGATGCGCGAGACCCGCGCCCGCGGCCACGAAGTCGGGCTGCACGCCTGGGATCACCACGCCTGGCAGGCCCACACCGGCAACTGGAGCCTGGAGCGACTGGGCGAGGAGTTCGGTCGCGGTCTGCAGGCCCTGGAAGACATCCTCGGTGCCAAGGTGGACTGCTCCGCCGCCGCTGGCTGGCGCGCCGATCCGCGCGTGGTGCTGGCCAAGGAGGCCTTCGGCCTCAGATACAACAGCGATTGCCGCGGCAGCGCCCTGTTCCGGCCGCGGCTGGGCAACGGCGGCCACGGCACCCCTCAGGTACCGGTGGACATGCCGACCTTCGACGAAGTGGTCGGCCCTGAACTCGCTGCCGCCAACTGGAACAGCTACCTGCTCAAGCGCTTCCGTCCGGGCGCGCTAAACGTCTACACCCTGCACGCCGAGGTGGAAGGCATCGCCTTCGCCGAGGACTTCCGCGCCCTGCTCAAGGCGGCGCGGGAGGAGGGCATTCTCTTTCTGACCCTGGGTGACCGCCTGCCGGCCGACCCGCGCCAGTTGCCCGCGGGCAACCTGGTGCGGGGCAGCCTGGCCGGACGCCAGGGCTGGCTGGGCGTGCAGGCATGA
- the arnA gene encoding bifunctional UDP-4-amino-4-deoxy-L-arabinose formyltransferase/UDP-glucuronic acid oxidase ArnA yields the protein MKTAIVFAYHDIGCAGLAALIQAGYPIAAVFTHPDDPSENRFFGSVAQLCARHGIPVHAPEDVNHPIWVERIRALEPDFIFSFYYRNLLSNDVLACATRGAYNLHGSLLPRYRGRAPANWVLVNGETETGVTLHRMVQRADAGAIVAQQRVAIAADDTALTLHAKLREASQTLLRDALPALAEGRLTEREQDESQATTYGRRSAADGELEWSRPAVELNNLVRAVTQPYPGAFGWIGDRKLIVWSALARQEAHGQAPGSVLSLEPLRIACGEGVLEIQAGQLGDNGLYLSGPQLAREAGLVAGARLHRQDRRAKRRTRVLILGVNGFIGNHLSERLLADGEYEVYGLDIGSDAIERLKVDPNFHYVEGDISIHTEWLEYHIKKCDVVLPLVAIATPIEYTRNPLRVFELDFEENLKIVRHCVKYGKRVIFPSTSEVYGMCQDERFDEDRSNLVVGPINKQRWIYSVSKQLLDRVIWAYGAKGLKFTLFRPFNWMGPRLDRLDSARIGSSRAITQLILNLVEGTPIKLVDGGAQKRCFTDVDDGIEALFRIIENQGGRCDGQIINIGNPDNEASIRELAEELLAQFEAHPLRHEFPPFAGFREVESKSFYGDGYQDVAHRKPSVENARRLIDWQPSTAMAATVGKTLDFFLREAMAQREA from the coding sequence ATGAAAACCGCCATCGTCTTCGCCTACCACGACATCGGCTGCGCCGGCCTCGCCGCGCTGATCCAGGCCGGCTATCCCATCGCCGCCGTCTTCACCCACCCGGATGACCCGAGCGAGAACCGCTTCTTTGGTTCGGTGGCCCAGCTCTGCGCCCGCCACGGTATCCCGGTGCATGCCCCGGAAGACGTCAACCACCCGATCTGGGTCGAGCGCATCCGCGCCCTGGAGCCGGATTTCATCTTCTCCTTCTACTACCGCAACCTGCTGTCCAACGACGTCCTGGCCTGCGCCACGCGCGGCGCCTACAACCTGCACGGCTCGCTGCTGCCGCGCTATCGCGGTCGCGCCCCGGCCAACTGGGTGCTGGTCAACGGCGAGACCGAGACCGGCGTGACCCTGCACCGCATGGTCCAGCGCGCCGACGCCGGCGCCATCGTCGCCCAGCAGCGCGTCGCCATCGCCGCCGACGACACCGCCCTGACCCTGCACGCCAAGCTGCGCGAAGCCAGCCAGACGCTCTTGCGCGACGCCCTGCCGGCCCTGGCCGAAGGCCGCCTGACCGAGCGCGAGCAGGACGAGAGCCAGGCCACGACCTATGGCCGCCGCAGCGCCGCCGATGGCGAGCTGGAGTGGAGCCGTCCGGCCGTGGAGCTGAACAACCTGGTGCGCGCCGTGACCCAACCCTATCCGGGCGCCTTCGGCTGGATCGGTGATCGCAAGCTGATCGTCTGGAGCGCGCTGGCGCGCCAGGAAGCCCATGGCCAGGCCCCCGGCAGCGTACTGAGCCTGGAGCCCCTGCGCATCGCCTGTGGCGAGGGCGTCCTGGAAATCCAGGCCGGCCAGCTGGGCGACAACGGCCTCTATCTGTCCGGTCCGCAACTGGCCCGCGAAGCCGGCCTGGTGGCCGGTGCCCGCCTGCACCGCCAGGATCGCCGCGCCAAGCGCCGTACCCGGGTGCTGATCCTGGGCGTCAACGGTTTCATCGGCAACCACCTCTCCGAGCGCCTGCTGGCCGACGGCGAGTATGAGGTCTATGGCCTGGACATCGGCTCCGACGCCATCGAGCGGCTCAAGGTCGATCCGAATTTCCACTATGTGGAAGGCGACATCTCCATCCACACCGAGTGGCTGGAATACCACATCAAGAAGTGCGACGTGGTGCTGCCGCTGGTGGCCATCGCCACCCCCATCGAATACACCCGCAATCCGCTGCGCGTGTTCGAACTGGACTTCGAGGAAAACCTCAAGATCGTTCGCCACTGCGTGAAGTACGGAAAGCGCGTGATCTTCCCGTCCACCTCCGAGGTGTACGGCATGTGCCAGGACGAGCGCTTCGACGAAGACCGCTCCAACCTGGTGGTCGGCCCGATCAACAAGCAGCGCTGGATCTACTCGGTCTCTAAGCAGCTGCTCGACCGGGTCATCTGGGCCTATGGCGCCAAGGGCCTGAAATTCACCCTGTTCCGCCCGTTCAACTGGATGGGCCCGCGCCTGGATCGCCTGGACTCGGCGCGCATCGGCAGCTCCCGAGCCATCACCCAACTGATCCTCAACCTGGTGGAAGGCACCCCGATCAAGCTGGTGGACGGCGGCGCCCAGAAGCGCTGCTTCACCGACGTCGACGACGGCATCGAGGCGCTGTTCCGCATCATCGAGAACCAGGGCGGTCGCTGTGACGGCCAGATCATCAACATCGGCAACCCGGACAACGAAGCGAGCATTCGCGAGCTGGCCGAGGAGCTGCTGGCCCAGTTCGAGGCCCATCCGCTGCGCCACGAGTTCCCGCCCTTCGCCGGCTTCCGCGAGGTGGAGAGCAAGAGCTTCTATGGCGACGGTTACCAGGACGTGGCCCACCGCAAGCCCAGCGTGGAGAACGCCCGCCGCCTGATCGACTGGCAGCCGAGCACCGCCATGGCCGCCACCGTCGGCAAGACGCTGGACTTCTTCCTGCGCGAAGCCATGGCGCAGCGGGAGGCCTGA
- the arnC gene encoding undecaprenyl-phosphate 4-deoxy-4-formamido-L-arabinose transferase, with amino-acid sequence MKPYAIDRVSVVIPVYNEEASLPELLRRTRAACRLLDCQVEIILVDDGSRDRSAELLQQAASEPDSPVVAVLLNRNYGQHSAILAGFEQARGDLIITLDADLQNPPEEIPRLVHTAAQGYDVVGTVRQQRQDSYLRTLPSRLINRAVQRSTGVAMRDYGCMLRAYRRQVVQSMLACHERSTFIPILANSFARHTTEIEVGHAEREHGDSKYGFLKLINLMFDLLTCMTTTPLRMLSLFGGGLAVFGFLFAALLLVLRVTHGAEWAADGVFSLFAVLFIFTGAQFVGLGLLGEYLGRVYHDVRARPRFHVEQVIRAATLSPSPAPLRQVQ; translated from the coding sequence ATGAAGCCCTATGCCATCGACCGGGTATCCGTGGTGATTCCCGTCTACAACGAAGAAGCCAGCCTGCCGGAACTGCTGCGCCGCACCCGCGCCGCCTGCCGCCTGCTGGATTGCCAGGTGGAGATCATCCTGGTCGACGACGGCAGCCGCGACCGCAGCGCCGAACTGCTGCAGCAGGCCGCCAGCGAGCCGGACAGTCCCGTCGTGGCGGTGCTGCTCAATCGCAACTACGGCCAGCACTCGGCGATCCTCGCCGGCTTCGAGCAGGCCAGGGGCGATCTGATCATCACCCTGGACGCCGATCTGCAGAACCCGCCGGAAGAGATCCCGCGCCTGGTGCACACCGCCGCCCAGGGCTACGACGTGGTCGGCACCGTGCGCCAGCAGCGCCAGGATTCCTACCTGCGCACCCTGCCGTCGCGGCTGATCAATCGCGCCGTGCAGCGCTCTACCGGCGTCGCCATGCGCGACTACGGCTGCATGCTGCGCGCCTACCGCCGCCAGGTGGTGCAGTCGATGCTGGCCTGCCACGAGCGCAGCACCTTCATCCCGATCCTGGCCAACAGTTTCGCCCGCCACACCACCGAGATCGAGGTGGGCCACGCCGAGCGCGAACACGGGGATTCCAAGTACGGCTTCCTCAAGCTGATCAACCTGATGTTCGACCTGCTGACCTGCATGACCACCACCCCGCTGCGCATGCTCAGCCTGTTCGGCGGCGGCCTGGCCGTCTTCGGCTTCCTATTCGCCGCACTGCTGCTGGTCCTGCGCGTCACCCACGGCGCCGAGTGGGCGGCCGATGGCGTGTTCTCGCTGTTCGCCGTGCTGTTCATCTTTACCGGCGCCCAGTTCGTCGGCCTCGGTCTGCTTGGCGAGTACCTCGGCCGGGTGTACCACGACGTCCGTGCCCGGCCCCGGTTCCACGTGGAACAAGTGATCCGCGCCGCCACCCTTTCTCCTTCGCCGGCGCCGCTGCGCCAGGTCCAGTAA
- the arnB gene encoding UDP-4-amino-4-deoxy-L-arabinose aminotransferase, with product MDEPFLPFSRPSIGAEEVAAVSKVLTSGWITTGPQANLLEERFADSVGAAHAVALCSATAAMHVTLLALDIGPGDEVITPSLTWVSTANMITLIGATPVFVDVDRDTLMVSAEQVAAAITPRTKAIVPVHYAGASCDLTPLRALAREHGVALIEDAAHAAGTRYQGESIGQRGTAIFSFHAIKNLTCAEGGMLVTDDATLAERVRRLKFHGLAVDAFDRHALGRKPQAQVQEPGFKYNLSDIHAALALVQLDRLGDINSRRRLLAQAYTQRLAHLPVAPLALPDYAQTHAWHLYILRICPERCGLEREAFMAGLKARGIGTGIHFTATHLHPWYRERWPALALPNSEWNSARLCSIPLFPDMTLADVDRVVGAIEDLLEKGA from the coding sequence CTGGACGAGCCATTCCTGCCGTTCTCCCGTCCCAGCATCGGCGCCGAGGAAGTGGCCGCGGTGAGCAAGGTGCTGACCTCGGGCTGGATCACCACCGGCCCCCAGGCCAACCTGCTGGAAGAGCGTTTCGCCGATTCCGTGGGCGCCGCCCATGCCGTGGCCCTGTGCTCGGCCACCGCCGCCATGCACGTGACCCTGCTGGCGCTGGACATCGGCCCGGGCGACGAGGTGATCACCCCCTCGCTGACCTGGGTTTCTACCGCCAACATGATCACCCTGATCGGCGCCACCCCGGTGTTCGTCGACGTCGACCGCGACACCCTGATGGTCTCTGCCGAGCAGGTGGCCGCCGCCATCACCCCGCGCACCAAGGCCATCGTGCCGGTGCATTACGCCGGTGCCAGCTGCGACCTGACCCCGCTGCGCGCCCTGGCCCGCGAGCATGGCGTGGCGCTGATCGAAGACGCCGCCCACGCCGCTGGCACCCGCTACCAGGGCGAGTCCATCGGCCAGCGCGGCACCGCCATCTTCAGCTTTCACGCCATCAAGAATCTGACCTGCGCCGAAGGCGGCATGCTGGTGACCGACGACGCCACCCTGGCCGAGCGCGTGCGTCGGCTGAAATTCCATGGCCTGGCGGTGGATGCCTTCGACCGCCACGCCCTGGGCCGCAAGCCCCAGGCTCAGGTGCAGGAGCCCGGCTTCAAGTACAACCTCTCGGACATCCACGCCGCCCTGGCCCTGGTGCAGCTGGATCGCCTGGGCGACATCAACAGCCGCCGGCGGCTGCTGGCCCAGGCCTACACCCAGCGCCTGGCGCATCTGCCGGTCGCCCCTCTGGCGCTGCCCGACTACGCCCAGACCCACGCCTGGCACCTCTACATCCTGCGCATCTGCCCCGAGCGTTGCGGGCTGGAGCGCGAAGCCTTCATGGCCGGCCTCAAGGCGCGCGGCATCGGCACCGGCATCCATTTCACCGCCACCCACCTGCACCCCTGGTACCGCGAGCGCTGGCCGGCGCTGGCGCTGCCCAACAGCGAATGGAATTCGGCACGGCTGTGCTCCATCCCGCTGTTTCCCGACATGACCCTCGCCGACGTCGACCGCGTGGTTGGCGCCATCGAAGACCTGCTGGAGAAAGGCGCATGA
- the zapA gene encoding cell division protein ZapA — protein MKTANAGADDEVEVLGRRYRFKVAEGDRAALQQAAARLRDELVAIQGDRRRGDAIELLVLAALRLSLDTAADAGALNALDARLQALTAEVRAAQEA, from the coding sequence GTGAAGACCGCCAACGCGGGCGCCGACGACGAGGTGGAGGTGCTCGGTCGCCGCTACCGCTTCAAGGTGGCCGAAGGTGACCGCGCCGCCCTGCAACAGGCCGCCGCCCGCCTGCGCGACGAACTGGTCGCCATCCAGGGCGACCGCCGCCGCGGCGATGCCATCGAACTGCTGGTGCTGGCCGCCTTGCGCCTGAGCCTGGACACCGCCGCCGATGCCGGCGCCCTGAACGCCCTCGACGCCCGCCTTCAGGCCCTGACCGCCGAGGTACGGGCGGCGCAGGAGGCTTAA
- a CDS encoding chorismate mutase, producing MRHLRVLSLSLLSLALSGPLHAAANPLPTLIDAVSQRLAIADQVARSKLDTGKPVLDETREQQVLQSVQRAAAARGVPTATARTFFSIQMEANKLIQYGLLDAWRRQHHIPPPDKPDLSKLRSRLDELQGRLLDGLAATAPLRQDKDCQAKVDQALTRYQLQHWQDSLHRLAQVRALGDFCNLPD from the coding sequence ATGCGTCATCTACGTGTGCTCAGCCTGTCCTTGCTCTCTCTCGCCCTGAGTGGCCCATTGCACGCTGCGGCCAACCCCCTGCCGACGTTGATCGATGCCGTCAGCCAACGCCTGGCGATAGCCGACCAGGTCGCCCGCAGCAAGCTCGATACGGGCAAACCCGTGCTCGACGAGACTCGCGAGCAGCAGGTACTGCAGTCGGTGCAACGCGCGGCAGCCGCCCGGGGAGTTCCGACCGCCACGGCCCGGACCTTCTTCAGCATCCAGATGGAAGCCAACAAGCTGATCCAATACGGCCTGCTGGATGCCTGGCGGCGCCAGCACCATATTCCGCCGCCAGACAAACCGGACCTGAGCAAACTTCGCAGCCGCCTGGACGAGCTGCAGGGACGCCTGCTCGACGGCCTGGCCGCCACCGCGCCCCTGCGCCAGGACAAGGACTGCCAGGCCAAGGTCGATCAGGCGTTGACCCGCTACCAGCTCCAGCACTGGCAGGACAGCCTGCATCGCCTGGCCCAGGTGCGCGCCCTGGGCGACTTCTGCAACCTACCGGACTGA
- a CDS encoding response regulator transcription factor codes for MHILLVEDDATLADGIRRVLEGHGMQVDLLRNGAEADAWLRTTRFAVVVLDIGLPGGLDGFEVVRRLRQRGSDQPVLLLTARDAIDDRVHGFEVGADDYLVKPFAVPELVARIKALVRRAGGQNSADLTLGALRLDTAAHQTRVGDTPLDLSAREWAVLEHLLRQAGKVVSKQQIIDALAPWGSEDLTHNAVEVYVSRLRLKLADSGVGIRTVRGFGYRLEEAAP; via the coding sequence ATGCACATCCTGCTCGTCGAAGACGACGCCACCCTGGCCGACGGCATCCGCCGGGTCCTGGAAGGGCATGGCATGCAGGTCGATCTGCTGCGTAACGGCGCCGAGGCCGATGCCTGGCTGCGCACTACCCGCTTCGCCGTGGTGGTGCTGGACATCGGCCTGCCTGGCGGCCTGGACGGCTTCGAGGTGGTGCGGCGGCTGCGCCAGCGGGGCAGTGACCAGCCGGTGCTGCTGCTCACCGCCCGCGACGCCATCGACGACCGGGTGCACGGCTTCGAGGTGGGCGCCGACGACTATCTGGTCAAGCCCTTCGCCGTGCCCGAACTGGTGGCACGTATCAAGGCGCTGGTCCGCCGCGCCGGTGGCCAGAACAGCGCCGACCTCACCCTTGGCGCCCTGCGCCTGGACACCGCTGCTCACCAGACACGCGTCGGCGACACGCCGCTGGATCTCTCGGCACGCGAGTGGGCCGTACTCGAACACCTGCTGCGCCAGGCCGGCAAGGTGGTCTCCAAGCAGCAGATCATCGACGCCCTGGCGCCCTGGGGTAGCGAGGACCTGACCCACAACGCCGTGGAGGTCTATGTCTCGCGTCTGCGCTTGAAGCTGGCCGACTCGGGCGTCGGCATCCGCACCGTGCGCGGCTTCGGCTATCGCCTGGAGGAAGCCGCGCCATGA